From a region of the Burkholderia sp. PAMC 26561 genome:
- a CDS encoding TolC family protein encodes MLVLRSLRLCGSAVVVASFAACTWYHADPLKPVNTSTSQDSVERVRIDPASMPLPELAAHTFDPSDGLDIGEVAMLAVANNPDLKLARDDLGIARAQAFSAGLLPDPQLAVSSDYPGAAGATRAFNYGLSMDVLAILTRSANEQSADATVAKTDLGLLWQEWQVVAQARQLFVKARFSQSTLPLLQQQRDLSRMRYERMAAAQREGNLTEDTLTAALTSYSDARKLFTDAERAAEQTHHDLNALLGLSQTVQLQLVGDFNDTTLTDSTLDDALEALPQRRPDLLALRAGYDAQEQKYRAAIMSQFPTLTVGFNRARDTSNIYTTGFQINLSLPLFNRNRGNVAIEQSTRQRMKDEYQVRLNQAFADVDHLRADGAILSRQLAEAEVALPDAEHAARHASAAFAQHNLALSAYTDAQAAAITKQVDIATLRESLTEQRIGLQALLGGAIPDAFSNDHS; translated from the coding sequence ATGCTTGTTCTTCGATCATTGCGCCTGTGCGGATCTGCCGTGGTCGTGGCGTCATTCGCCGCTTGTACGTGGTATCACGCGGATCCTCTCAAACCTGTCAACACCTCGACCAGCCAGGACAGCGTCGAGCGGGTCCGTATCGATCCCGCCAGCATGCCGCTCCCGGAGCTTGCCGCGCATACCTTTGACCCATCGGATGGTCTCGACATCGGCGAAGTCGCAATGCTTGCAGTCGCCAACAACCCTGACCTGAAACTTGCGCGCGACGACTTGGGAATTGCCCGGGCGCAAGCGTTCTCTGCAGGCTTGCTGCCCGACCCGCAACTGGCTGTTTCCAGCGATTATCCGGGCGCGGCAGGTGCAACACGCGCATTCAACTATGGGCTGAGCATGGATGTGCTTGCAATCCTCACGCGCAGCGCCAACGAGCAGTCCGCCGATGCAACCGTGGCGAAGACGGATCTCGGCCTGCTATGGCAAGAGTGGCAGGTCGTGGCGCAAGCACGCCAGTTATTTGTCAAAGCACGTTTTTCACAGAGCACGCTCCCCCTTCTTCAGCAGCAACGCGACCTCTCCCGCATGCGTTATGAACGCATGGCTGCCGCGCAACGCGAAGGTAACCTGACCGAGGACACGCTCACGGCGGCGCTGACCTCTTACTCCGATGCAAGAAAACTTTTTACGGACGCTGAACGTGCAGCCGAACAGACCCACCACGACCTGAACGCGCTGCTGGGATTGTCGCAGACGGTGCAACTGCAGCTCGTCGGAGATTTCAACGACACCACCCTCACCGACTCAACCCTCGACGACGCGCTGGAGGCATTGCCACAACGCCGGCCCGATCTGCTTGCGCTGCGCGCGGGCTACGACGCGCAGGAACAGAAGTACCGTGCGGCGATCATGAGCCAGTTTCCAACGCTGACGGTCGGCTTCAACAGGGCGCGCGACACCTCGAACATCTACACGACCGGCTTTCAGATCAACCTGAGCCTGCCCCTCTTCAATCGCAATCGCGGCAATGTGGCAATCGAGCAAAGCACCCGGCAACGGATGAAGGACGAATACCAGGTCCGCCTCAACCAGGCGTTCGCCGACGTGGACCACCTGCGCGCCGACGGCGCCATCCTTTCCCGCCAGCTCGCAGAGGCCGAAGTTGCATTGCCGGATGCCGAGCACGCAGCGCGGCACGCAAGCGCGGCCTTTGCCCAACACAACCTGGCGCTGAGCGCTTACACCGACGCGCAAGCCGCCGCCATAACGAAGCAAGTCGATATCGCCACTTTGCGCGAGTCCCTGACCGAGCAGCGCATCGGCCTGCAGGCGCTGCTGGGCGGCGCCATTCCTGACGCATTCTCAAACGATCATTCGTGA
- a CDS encoding efflux RND transporter periplasmic adaptor subunit, with protein sequence MSALMQTIFSAVRRALICALGVSLGAHADDVTVQVQTIPVQRGSIAQPVRGYGVVAATAANLTSVSVSYVARIVQLRVQAGQKVTRGDPLFVVQADPAATLAATQAKSAATLAQGELARTQALYDQSLATTSQLAMARKALDDARQALAAQMGTGIGNGNATVKSPVDGVVIQVTAGQGEQVAAGAPVLQLAASNSRDAMRSNVTLGVEPSGATSVRAGDAVTLHALSASLADTAVTGRVVLVGAAIDTQTQLLDIGAAVPVSGTPLIPGTKVSADIATRTGVHWIVPRAAVLKDDKHAYVYQLARNNKAHRIDVATVIENGDRYGVDGALDATLPLVVSGNYELKDGMTVHAAGGAAQ encoded by the coding sequence GTGAGCGCACTCATGCAGACAATTTTCTCCGCCGTCCGGCGGGCCCTGATTTGCGCGCTTGGCGTCTCGCTCGGCGCGCACGCTGATGACGTCACCGTCCAGGTGCAGACCATCCCGGTGCAGCGTGGCTCGATTGCCCAGCCGGTTCGCGGCTACGGCGTCGTTGCCGCCACGGCAGCGAACCTGACATCGGTCAGCGTTTCTTATGTCGCGCGGATCGTGCAGCTTCGCGTCCAGGCAGGACAAAAAGTGACACGCGGCGATCCGCTTTTCGTGGTGCAGGCCGATCCTGCTGCCACACTTGCGGCCACGCAGGCGAAAAGCGCAGCGACACTCGCCCAGGGTGAGCTCGCGCGCACGCAAGCGTTGTACGACCAATCGCTTGCCACCACCTCGCAACTCGCCATGGCAAGAAAAGCACTGGACGACGCCCGGCAAGCGCTCGCCGCGCAGATGGGCACGGGCATCGGCAATGGCAATGCGACCGTGAAGTCGCCGGTGGACGGTGTGGTCATCCAGGTCACCGCCGGGCAGGGCGAGCAGGTTGCAGCGGGCGCGCCCGTTTTGCAACTGGCGGCATCGAATAGCCGGGACGCAATGCGTTCGAACGTTACGCTCGGCGTGGAGCCATCTGGCGCCACGTCGGTCCGTGCCGGCGACGCCGTGACGCTGCATGCCCTGTCAGCATCCCTCGCGGACACCGCCGTGACCGGCCGCGTGGTGCTGGTTGGCGCGGCCATCGATACCCAGACGCAGTTGCTCGATATCGGCGCGGCCGTGCCGGTCAGCGGTACGCCGCTGATCCCGGGCACGAAGGTTTCCGCCGATATCGCGACTCGCACGGGCGTCCACTGGATCGTTCCGCGCGCTGCCGTGCTGAAGGACGACAAGCACGCGTACGTCTACCAGCTCGCGAGAAACAACAAGGCGCACCGGATCGATGTCGCGACGGTGATCGAAAACGGCGATCGATACGGCGTTGACGGCGCACTCGACGCCACACTGCCGCTCGTTGTCAGCGGCAACTATGAGTTGAAGGACGGCATGACCGTCCAC